The following proteins are encoded in a genomic region of Enterocloster clostridioformis:
- a CDS encoding biotin transporter BioY, giving the protein MRQGSSTGSRTMVQRHGIAKDLTVCGLFTALTAVGAFIKIVIPVGADTMNFTLQWFFVLLAGLLLGSRRAFLSVSTYLLIGLMGIPVFARGGGPSYLIRPTFGFLLGFALAAYVMGKLVEWMHAVKPGACLFSATVGYVIYYGMGILYFYFITHFVAVTPDTVGWGAIFAVYCLPTMIPDYILCILAVTVAGRLRPSMGRLME; this is encoded by the coding sequence ATGAGACAGGGAAGCAGTACAGGAAGCCGTACAATGGTGCAGCGGCACGGAATAGCAAAAGACCTGACGGTATGCGGGCTGTTTACGGCATTGACGGCAGTGGGAGCCTTTATTAAAATTGTCATACCGGTGGGGGCGGACACCATGAATTTCACCCTCCAGTGGTTTTTTGTGCTTCTGGCAGGCCTTTTGCTGGGCTCCAGAAGGGCCTTTCTCAGCGTGTCCACCTATCTTCTGATCGGACTGATGGGAATCCCTGTTTTTGCGCGGGGAGGAGGCCCCTCTTATTTGATACGCCCCACCTTTGGATTTCTGCTGGGATTTGCCCTGGCAGCCTACGTGATGGGAAAGCTAGTGGAGTGGATGCACGCTGTAAAGCCTGGGGCCTGCCTGTTTAGCGCCACGGTGGGCTATGTGATTTATTACGGAATGGGAATCCTTTACTTTTACTTCATCACCCACTTTGTGGCGGTGACTCCCGACACAGTGGGATGGGGCGCCATTTTTGCGGTATACTGCCTGCCCACCATGATTCCGGACTATATACTCTGCATCCTGGCAGTGACGGTGGCAGGACGCCTGCGTCCGTCCATGGGGCGGCTTATGGAGTGA
- the pheT gene encoding phenylalanine--tRNA ligase subunit beta, whose amino-acid sequence MNTALSWIKAYVPDLDVTAQEYTDAMTLTGTKVEGYTCLDKNLEKIVVGEILEVKGHPDADKLVVCQVNVGEGEPVQIVTGAPNITEKSIGEKVPVVLDGGRVAGGHDGGDLPEEGIRIKQGKLRGVESCGMMCSVEELGASRDMYPDAPESGIYILPGDSVPGSDAVEIMGLRDVVFEYEITSNRVDCYSVIGIAREAAATFRKSFHAPVVTPTGNGEDIHDYLNVRVENSELCPRYCARMVKNIKLAPSPRWMQRRLAASGIRPINNIVDITNYVMEEYGQPMHAFDYDQLAGHEIVVKCAKDGDVFQTLDGQERKLDSTILMINDGEKEVGIAGIMGGENSKITDNVRTMVFESACFNGTNIRLSAKKAGLRTDASGKYEKGLDPNTAEEAVNRACQLIEELGAGEVVGGIIDLYPEKRTSKRIPFDSVKINRLLGTEIPEETMLSYFETIELGYDPETKEVIAPTWRQDLERMADLAEEVARFYGYDKIPTTLPSGEATTGKLSYKLQIEEVAREIAEFCGFSQGMTYSFESPRVFDRMLIPEDSALRKTVEISNPLGEDFSVMRTTSLNGMLTSLSTNYNRRNKNVRLYELANVYRPKSLPLTELPDERMQFTLGMYGDGDFFTMKGVVEEFFEKAGMHKKPHYDPGAEHPYLHPGRKADILYDGTVVGFLGEVHPDVADNYKIGDRAYIAVIDMPSIMEFTTFDRKYTGIARFPAVTRDISMVVPKDILVGQIEDVIEQRGGKVLESYKLFDVYEGAQVLAGHKSVAYSITFRAKDHTLEEKEVTSVMNKILNGLSGLGIELRA is encoded by the coding sequence ATGAACACAGCATTATCATGGATAAAAGCATATGTCCCTGATTTGGATGTCACGGCCCAGGAATACACGGATGCCATGACGCTCACAGGAACAAAGGTAGAAGGTTATACATGTCTGGATAAGAACCTGGAAAAAATCGTTGTCGGAGAGATTCTTGAGGTTAAGGGCCATCCGGATGCAGATAAACTTGTGGTATGCCAGGTTAACGTGGGAGAGGGAGAGCCGGTGCAGATTGTCACAGGCGCCCCCAATATCACGGAGAAATCCATAGGCGAAAAGGTGCCAGTGGTGCTGGACGGCGGCCGCGTGGCAGGAGGCCATGACGGAGGCGACCTTCCTGAGGAAGGAATCAGGATTAAGCAGGGCAAGTTAAGAGGCGTGGAGTCCTGCGGCATGATGTGTTCCGTGGAGGAACTGGGAGCCAGCAGGGATATGTACCCGGACGCTCCGGAGAGCGGCATTTACATCCTTCCGGGGGACAGCGTGCCCGGCTCCGACGCAGTGGAAATCATGGGTCTGCGGGACGTGGTGTTCGAGTATGAAATCACATCCAACCGCGTTGACTGCTACAGTGTGATTGGCATAGCCAGAGAGGCCGCGGCCACCTTTAGAAAGTCCTTCCACGCACCGGTGGTCACGCCAACGGGCAACGGTGAGGACATCCACGACTACCTGAATGTGCGGGTGGAGAACAGCGAACTGTGTCCCCGTTACTGCGCCAGGATGGTAAAGAATATAAAGCTTGCCCCTTCTCCCCGGTGGATGCAGCGCCGCCTGGCAGCCAGTGGTATCCGCCCCATCAATAATATTGTGGATATCACCAACTATGTCATGGAAGAGTATGGGCAGCCCATGCACGCCTTTGACTATGACCAGCTGGCAGGCCACGAAATCGTGGTGAAATGCGCTAAGGACGGGGATGTGTTCCAGACCCTGGATGGACAGGAGAGAAAGCTGGATTCCACCATCCTCATGATCAATGACGGGGAAAAGGAGGTGGGAATCGCCGGCATCATGGGCGGAGAGAATTCAAAAATCACGGACAATGTACGGACCATGGTATTTGAGTCAGCCTGCTTCAACGGCACCAATATCCGTCTGTCAGCCAAAAAGGCGGGGCTGCGCACGGATGCTTCCGGAAAATACGAGAAGGGGCTGGATCCCAATACGGCGGAGGAAGCAGTAAACCGGGCCTGCCAGCTCATAGAGGAGCTGGGTGCGGGAGAGGTTGTGGGCGGCATCATCGACCTCTATCCTGAGAAGAGAACTAGCAAGCGGATTCCCTTTGACTCTGTCAAAATCAACAGGCTTTTAGGCACGGAAATACCGGAGGAAACCATGCTTTCCTACTTTGAGACCATTGAACTGGGCTATGACCCTGAGACAAAAGAGGTGATTGCGCCTACCTGGCGTCAGGACCTGGAGCGCATGGCTGATTTGGCTGAGGAGGTGGCCAGGTTCTACGGCTACGACAAGATCCCCACCACACTGCCCTCCGGCGAAGCCACCACAGGAAAGCTTTCCTACAAGCTTCAGATAGAGGAGGTAGCCAGGGAGATAGCAGAGTTCTGCGGATTTTCCCAGGGCATGACCTATTCCTTTGAGAGCCCCAGGGTATTTGACAGGATGCTGATTCCTGAGGACAGCGCCCTGAGGAAAACAGTGGAGATATCCAATCCACTGGGAGAGGATTTCAGCGTCATGCGCACCACATCCTTAAACGGTATGCTGACCTCACTGTCCACTAACTACAACCGCCGCAACAAGAATGTGCGCCTGTACGAGCTGGCCAATGTGTACCGTCCCAAGTCCCTGCCTCTGACAGAGCTTCCTGACGAGCGCATGCAGTTTACCCTGGGAATGTACGGGGACGGCGATTTCTTCACCATGAAGGGCGTGGTGGAAGAGTTCTTTGAAAAGGCCGGAATGCATAAAAAGCCTCATTATGACCCCGGTGCAGAGCATCCTTACCTTCATCCCGGAAGAAAGGCCGACATTCTGTATGACGGCACGGTGGTAGGCTTCCTGGGCGAGGTGCACCCGGATGTGGCTGATAACTATAAGATTGGCGACAGGGCTTACATTGCCGTCATTGATATGCCGTCCATTATGGAGTTCACCACCTTTGACCGCAAGTATACCGGTATAGCCAGGTTCCCGGCTGTGACCAGGGATATCAGTATGGTGGTGCCGAAGGATATCCTGGTGGGACAGATTGAGGATGTGATTGAGCAGAGGGGAGGAAAGGTCCTGGAAAGCTACAAGCTCTTTGATGTGTACGAGGGAGCGCAGGTACTGGCAGGCCACAAGTCCGTGGCATATTCCATTACCTTCCGGGCCAAGGACCACACCCTGGAGGAAAAGGAAGTCACGTCTGTGATGAATAAGATACTCAACGGATTAAGCGGGCTGGGTATCGAACTCAGGGCATAA
- a CDS encoding DNA-3-methyladenine glycosylase family protein has product MIHRYEAPCMDLQQIHQSGQCFRMVPLPEDTYPSEAKNGYRLISGLRVLRAWQDGTSICLDCPHEDLSFWLSYLDMDRDYQAVIDSIDRENSYLTAAAMSGAGIRILRQDPWEMIITFVISQQKTIPNIRQLVEALSSRYGTVLEDGQDQGKEDDRGKEKDPVRCLPPACSFPAPSQLCLASLDDLMGLKLGYRAKYIHRLCQDAVSGRLELSHLSALDYEGAMEYLTGFYGIGKKVANCVCLFGLHHIDAFPVDTWIEKILMEQYFDRKKYRCIPKNRLCETIVEDVFGRYSGCAGIMQQYIFYYERSVRQGRE; this is encoded by the coding sequence ATGATTCATCGTTATGAAGCTCCCTGCATGGACCTGCAGCAGATTCACCAGTCCGGCCAATGTTTCCGCATGGTTCCCCTGCCGGAGGATACATACCCTTCAGAGGCCAAGAACGGTTACCGGCTTATCAGCGGCCTCCGCGTCCTGCGTGCATGGCAGGACGGCACGTCCATCTGCCTGGACTGTCCCCATGAGGACCTTTCCTTCTGGCTGTCCTATCTGGATATGGACCGGGATTACCAGGCTGTCATTGACTCCATTGACCGGGAAAATTCCTATCTTACGGCCGCCGCCATGAGCGGGGCAGGCATCCGTATCCTGCGCCAGGACCCCTGGGAGATGATCATTACCTTCGTGATCTCCCAGCAAAAGACCATTCCGAACATACGTCAGCTGGTGGAAGCCCTCAGCAGCCGGTACGGCACTGTCCTGGAGGACGGACAAGACCAGGGGAAAGAAGATGACCGGGGGAAAGAAAAGGACCCTGTAAGGTGCCTTCCGCCGGCCTGCTCCTTTCCTGCCCCCAGCCAGCTCTGCCTTGCTTCCCTGGATGATTTAATGGGGCTTAAGCTGGGATACCGGGCCAAGTACATCCACAGGCTCTGCCAGGACGCGGTTTCCGGCAGGCTGGAGCTGTCCCATCTGAGTGCCCTGGACTATGAGGGCGCCATGGAATATCTCACCGGATTTTACGGAATCGGAAAAAAGGTAGCCAACTGCGTATGCCTTTTCGGCCTCCACCACATAGACGCGTTTCCAGTGGACACATGGATTGAAAAAATTCTGATGGAACAGTATTTTGACAGAAAAAAATACCGCTGTATCCCCAAAAACCGTCTCTGCGAAACAATCGTAGAGGATGTGTTCGGGCGATACAGCGGCTGTGCCGGCATCATGCAGCAATACATTTTTTATTATGAGCGCAGCGTCAGGCAAGGAAGGGAATGA
- a CDS encoding EAL domain-containing protein, which translates to MKQNRRPAPQPCREGDLIARFGSYRDNEIINRMEYALKHGEFKVYLQPKVGLNDLGLIGAEALVRRQHEDGRIIPPGSLRCFGKWAASRVRATIFQDLFQ; encoded by the coding sequence TTGAAACAGAACCGGCGCCCTGCACCACAGCCCTGCCGGGAAGGCGATTTGATTGCCCGCTTCGGCAGCTACCGGGATAATGAAATCATAAACCGTATGGAGTACGCGTTGAAGCACGGGGAATTCAAGGTTTATCTTCAGCCCAAGGTGGGACTGAATGATTTGGGGCTCATCGGTGCAGAGGCACTGGTGCGCCGGCAGCATGAGGACGGAAGAATCATCCCGCCGGGGAGCTTGAGATGCTTTGGAAAATGGGCTGCGAGTCGGGTCAGGGCCACTATTTTTCAAGACCTCTTCCAATGA
- the pheS gene encoding phenylalanine--tRNA ligase subunit alpha — MKEQLEKIKEEALRQIESSEALEKLNDIRVSYLGKKGELTNLLKSMKDVAPEDRPKVGQMVNDVRGLIEGRLEEARTALAKKAREEQLKREVIDVTLPARKNNVGHSHPNTIALEEVERIFVGMGYEVVEGPEVEYDRYNFEKLNIPKGHPARDEQDTFYINENILLRSQTSPVQVRTMEQGKLPIRMIAPGRVFRSDEVDATHSPSFHQIEGLVIDKNITFADLKGTLAEFARELFGPETKVKFRPHHFPFTEPSAEVDVTCFKCGGSGCRFCKGSGWIEILGCGMVHPHVLEMCGIDPDAYSGFAFGVGLERIALLKYEIDDMRLLYENDIRFLKQF; from the coding sequence ATGAAAGAGCAGTTAGAGAAAATCAAAGAAGAAGCGCTGAGGCAGATTGAATCTTCTGAAGCGCTGGAGAAACTGAATGACATCCGTGTATCTTATCTGGGTAAGAAGGGAGAACTGACGAACCTGTTAAAGAGCATGAAGGATGTTGCCCCGGAGGACCGGCCAAAGGTGGGCCAGATGGTCAATGATGTCAGGGGTCTTATCGAGGGAAGGCTGGAGGAGGCCAGGACTGCCCTGGCCAAGAAGGCCAGAGAGGAGCAGTTAAAAAGGGAGGTCATCGACGTCACCCTTCCGGCCAGGAAGAACAATGTGGGCCACAGCCATCCTAACACCATTGCCCTGGAAGAGGTGGAGCGCATTTTCGTGGGCATGGGATATGAGGTAGTGGAAGGGCCTGAGGTGGAGTACGACAGGTACAACTTTGAGAAGCTGAACATTCCCAAGGGCCATCCGGCCAGGGACGAGCAGGATACCTTCTACATCAATGAAAACATCCTGCTGCGCAGCCAGACGTCGCCTGTACAGGTGCGTACCATGGAGCAGGGCAAGCTTCCCATCCGCATGATTGCGCCGGGCCGCGTGTTCCGTTCCGACGAGGTGGATGCCACCCATTCCCCCTCCTTCCATCAGATTGAGGGCCTTGTGATCGACAAGAACATCACCTTTGCGGACCTAAAGGGAACCCTGGCCGAATTCGCCAGAGAGCTGTTCGGGCCTGAGACAAAGGTAAAGTTCCGTCCCCATCACTTCCCCTTTACGGAACCCAGCGCCGAGGTGGATGTGACCTGTTTCAAATGCGGCGGTTCGGGCTGCCGGTTCTGTAAGGGGTCGGGCTGGATAGAGATTCTGGGATGCGGCATGGTGCACCCCCATGTACTGGAGATGTGCGGTATTGACCCGGATGCGTATTCCGGATTCGCATTTGGCGTGGGACTGGAGCGTATTGCCCTGCTTAAGTATGAAATTGACGACATGCGTCTGCTGTATGAAAACGACATCCGTTTCCTGAAACAGTTCTAA